The following proteins are encoded in a genomic region of Ornithodoros turicata isolate Travis chromosome 6, ASM3712646v1, whole genome shotgun sequence:
- the LOC135396971 gene encoding probable ATP-dependent RNA helicase DDX28, with protein MMYSHVPLVYYAALRQLAQKTCPTRFGRHVHGLVQSESNIPTITTPVYLEHKLKKLKQKYEAKKIEEIRKKSRQGKKDHPVITCKRPELNFYLHQTYLDNEEVPLASKGWFHRKSRGDHFTIHRLSGNPSLSTGDETSDSDDENSSFENYRVHPLVLSGLHEMGIRRPTLIQQEAIPAILKNHNVLCSAETGSGKTLAYLAPIMTSLLAKRALGKPRVTKAGAPQVLILAPGRELGVQIGDVAQTLGQHCSIKVATLIGQEGIKGCEEAMEVVVATAGTVVKLRKKGILDLSLLSHVVIDEVDTLLDDSFSAVVTRALEDVKVQGSVNCMPGEGVQLMLVGATLPSEIVEPLGGLIEEENLLRVSTPQLHRLLPHVQHKFLRLRPMDKAGALMDLVKKDVNAGRACMVFANATHCCDWIAGVLGDCNVPVTKLHGYLSAQLRKENYDKFLSGEALVLACTDLGSRGLDTTHVEHVLNFDFPHHMSDYIHRIGRIGRVGSRVVQGFATNFVITPPQVELTQKIELAARRTKALPRVDANISRFLDERNTAKEFEAGAKEQPGNLEKNSES; from the exons ATGATGTATTCCCACGTGCCCTTAGTTTATTATGCTGCCCTTCGTCAGTTGGCTCAAAAGACTTGTCCGACGCGTTTTGGCAGACACGTGCACGGGCTT GTACAGTCTGAAAGTAATATTCCAACGATAACGACGCCGGTATATCTTGAACACAAACTGAAGAAGCTGAAGCAGAAGTACGAAGCCAAAAAAATAGAGGAAATACGAAAGAAGAGCCGGCAAGGCAAGAAAGACCATCCAGTGATAACTTGCAAGCGTCCAGAGTTAAACTTCTACCTCCACCAAACCTACTTAGACAATGAGGAAGTCCCACTCGCTTCCAAGGGGTGGTTCCATCGGAAATCAAGGGGAGATCACTTCACCATTCATAGGCTCAGTGGA AACCCCTCACTTTCCACGGGAGACGAAACCTCCGATTCTGATGACGAGAACAGCTCCTTCGAAAATTACAGGGTACATCCCTTGGTTCTGTCAGGGCTTCATGAGATGGGGATACGAAGGCCGACACTAATTCAG CAAGAGGCGATACCGGCTATCCTAAAGAACCACAACGTCTTATGCTCTGCAGAAACTGGGAGTGGGAAAACACTGGCCTATCTTGCACCAATCATGACCTCTCTATTGGCAAAACGGGCGCTGGGCAAGCCACGGGTCACCAAGGCAGGAGCTCCTCAGGTATTGATCCTCGCCCCCGGCAGAGAGTTGGGCGTTCAGATAGGG GACGTTGCTCAGACGCTGGGTCAGCATTGCAGCATTAAGGTGGCTACGCTGATTGGTCAGGAAGGTATAAAG GGGTGTGAAGAAGCAATGGAAGTTGTCGTGGCAACTGCTGGTACCGTCGTAAAGCTGCGGAAGAAGGGGATACTGGACCTTTCCCTGCTGTCTCATGTGGTTATCGACGAAGTGGATACCCTTCTTGACGACTCGTTTAGTGCTGTCGTCACTAGAGCTTTGGAGGATGTGAAG GTCCAAGGCAGTGTGAACTGCATGCCTGGAGAGGGTGTTCAGCTAATGCTCGTAGGCGCAACCCTGCCCAGTGAGATTGTGGAACCTCTGGGTGGCCTCATAGAGGAGGAGAACCTTCTGCGTGTTTCGACTCCGCAGTTGCATCGGCTGCTTCCTCACGTTCAACACAAGTTCCTCAGACTCAGGCCCATGGACAAGGCTG GTGCCTTGATGGATTTGGTCAAAAAAGACGTGAATGCTGGAAGGGCCTGCATGGTGTTTGCTAATGCTACACACTGCTGTGACTGGATTGCTGGTGTCCTAGGGGACTGCAATGTGCCAGTTACGAAACTTCACGGATATCTTTCTGCGCAG TTGAGGAAAGAGAACTATGACAAGTTCCTCTCTGGTGAGGCACTTGTGCTTGCCTGCACTGACCTTGGTTCACGGGGATTAGACACAACGCAT GTCGAGCACGTGTTGAACTTTGATTTTCCGCACCACATGTCCGACTACATTCACAGAATAGGGCGTATTGGCCGTGTGGGGTCCAGAGTGGTTCAAGGGTTTGCCACTAACTTTGTAATTACACCTCCTCAAGTGGAACTTACCCAGAAAATAGAG TTGGCAGCACGACGTACAAAGGCGCTTCCGCGCGTCGACGCCAACATCTCAAGGTTTCTCGACGAAAGGAACACTGCCAAGGAGTTCGAAGCGGGAGCAAAGGAGCAACCTGGAAACCTAGAAAAAAATTCGGAAAGCTAG
- the LOC135396974 gene encoding retinol dehydrogenase 14-like, translating to MSDLGDEEFLEELTSILCLVSEYAWVAIVIIAQISAVLSFIAFIIWLYCRITVGRCKCLNRVDGKTVLITGGCTGIGFETAKTMAARGGRVIFTCRNLEYGELAQQKIIEQTGNTEVFVKRLDLASIPSVRFFAKQFLETEKRLDILIANAGRTAPRQRTVTNDGFEITIQSNHLGHFLLVNLLLDLIKKSAPARIVVVSSMIHRWATFDIDDFFVERHYSQSRAYGISKLLNIYFARELSDRLRGCDVTVNSLHPGLVKTKFYRDTPHTLLGRFLVTVAIPLFSKSPTEGAQTSIHLSLSPELEHTTGKYFMDCKETRPVASALNPVLQRKVWETSEKCLGSYCHF from the exons ATGTCAGATCTCGGGGACGAAGAATTCCTCGAAGAGCTTACTAGCATTCTTTGCTTAGTCTCGGAATATGCTTGGGTTGCTATTGTGATTATAGCTCAAATCAGTGCGGTGCTGTCTTTTATCGCCTTCATAATATGGCTGTACTGTCGCATTACTGTGGGAAGATGCAAGTGTTTGAACAGAGTCGACGGCAAGACAGTGTTGATCACAGGAGGCTGCACAG GTATAGGGTTTGAGACCGCCAAGACAATGGCAGCCCGCGGAGGCCGAGTTATATTCACGTGTCGCAACCTGGAATACGGCGAACTGGCGCAGCAGAAAATTATTGAACAAACGGGAAACACAGAGGTCTTCGTCAAACGACTCGACCTGGCGTCCATCCCGTCAGTACGGTTCTTTGCTAAGCAGTTTCTTGAGACAgaaaagaggctcgacattctcatTGCCAATGCTGGACGGACAG CACCTCGTCAGCGGACAGTCACCAATGATGGGTTTGAAATCACAATTCAAAGCAATCACCTAGGCCATTTTCTGCTTGTAAACCTCCTCCTCG ACCTCATTAAGAAGAGTGCACCTGCAAGGATCGTAGTGGTCTCGTCCATGATTCATCGCTGGGCTACTTTCGACATCGACGACTTCTTTGTGGAGAGGCATTACAGTCAAAGTCGAGCGTACGGCATCTCCAAGTTGCTCAACATATATTTTGCGAGGGAACTGTCCGACAGGCTTCGTGGCTGCG ATGTCACTGTGAACAGCTTGCATCCGGGGCTGGTGAAGACCAAGTTTTACCGTGATACCCCTCACACGCTTCTTGGCAGGTTTCTCGTCACTGTGGCCATACCGCTTTTCTCCAAG TCACCTACAGAAGGAGCTCAGACTTCGATCCATCTGTCTCTTTCGCCGGAACTGGAACACACCACTGGAAAATATTTTATGGACTGCAAAGAAACACGTCCAGTGGCTTCTGCGCTCAACCCTGTGCTTCAAAGGAAAGTGTGGGAaacgtccgaaaagtgcttggGATCCTACTGCCATTTTTAG
- the LOC135396975 gene encoding retinol dehydrogenase 12-like, whose amino-acid sequence MSSSYVILDVAARGVLYCTVPVLAGIFVYNRLTLGRCTSENQLKGKTVIITGANSGIGYETAKELARRGARVIIGCRNRSRAENAVKKLINETGNTNICWKELDTSSLKSVRAFADEVLSSEKKIHILINNAGIPGPKEKCMTEEGLEVTLATNYVGHFLLTNLLLPTLVDSAPSRIINLSSVAHFFGKLNFDDLQMEKKYNGDQAYTNSKLAVVLFTKELSRRLSGTGVTVNSVHPGVVDTPLAHGVTKVGGSAFNFFGRLFGTKSAEEGAQTSIHVAVSEEGGQLTGKYFTDCKPKLPWAIGQSEEKARKLWEATVKLTGLQAAF is encoded by the exons ATGTCAAGTTCATATGTTATTTTAGATGTGGCGGCGAGAGGAGTGCTATACTGTACAGTACCGGTCCTTGCTGGAATATTTGTTTACAATCGCTTGACACTGGGACGTTGCACCAGCGAGAACCAGCTCAAGGGAAAAACAGTCATCATCACAGGCGCGAATTCAG GCATTGGATATGAAACAGCCAAGGAACTAGCACGTCGTGGAGCCAGAGTCATCATTGGCTGTCGTAATCGTTCCAGAGCAGAGAATGCAGTGAAAAAACTTATCAACGAAACTGGAAACACAAACATCTGCTGGAAAGAATTAGATACGTCTTCATTGAAGTCAGTTAGGGCATTTGCCGATGAAGTGCTTAGTTCCGAAAAGAAGATTCACATTCTCATCAATAATGCTGGCATACCTG GACCAAAGGAGAAATGCATGACGGAAGAAGGTCTAGAAGTGACGTTAGCAACAAACTACGTGGGCCACTTCCTCTTAACAAATCTTCTGCTGC CCACGTTGGTGGATAGCGCTCCATCGCGGATCATCAACCTGTCCTCAGTGGCACACTTCTTCGGCAAGCTGAACTTCGACGATCTTCAGATGGAAAAAAAATACAACGGTGACCAGGCGTACACCAACTCAAAGCTTGCTGTGGTCTTGTTTACTAAAGAGCTCTCACGCCGGCTCTCCGGAACAG GAGTTACTGTCAATTCAGTCCATCCAGGAGTTGTGGACACTCCATTGGCTCACGGGGTTACTAAAGTTGGAGGATCCGCGTTCAACTTCTTTGGAAGGTTATTTGGTACCAAG AGTGCTGAAGAGGGCGCACAGACGTCCATCCACGTTGCAGTGTCTGAAGAAGGTGGCCAATTGACTGGAAAGTACTTCACCGACTGCAAGCCAAAGCTTCCATGGGCGATTGGGCAGAGTGAAGAGAAGGCCAGGAAACTCTGGGAAGCCACCGTCAAACTCACGGGTCTTCAAGCTGCCTTTTGA
- the LOC135396976 gene encoding DNA replication complex GINS protein PSF1-like: protein MLADKALDLIKELRRSPDYLQPLREDTIREILEEMAILFRENQQDVDAAVNSDVELHTTIHVRHIILTRMKRCLLAYLHNRLMHIKEMRWAFGSVLTSDVKANMSEQEQQWFQKYSSNLTNYMSSIGGGVGLDLTKYLHPPKSLYVQVRCLSDYGDFETEDGSIINLTKNSTHYMERSQCEKLIHQGILEHVT, encoded by the exons ATGTTGGCAGATAAAGCACTCGATCTTATTAAGGAACTCCGTAGATCTCCCGACTACCTTCAGCCACTTAGG GAGGATACTATACGTGAAATTTTAGAAGAAATGGCTATTCTCTTCCGAGAAAATCAACAGGACGT TGACGCCGCCGTGAACTCCGATGTAGAACTTCACACAACAATTCACGTGAGGCACATTATATTGACCAGAATGAAACGATGCCTGCTCGCTTACCT CCACAACCGTCTCATGCACATCAAAGAAATGAGGTGGGCGTTTGGAAGTGTTCTCACCTCAGACGTGAAGGCTAACATGTCTGAGCAAGAG CAACAATGGTTTCAAAAGTACAGCAGCAACCTTACAAACTACATGTCATCTATTGGTGGAGGAGTGGGCCTTGATCTTACCAAATACCTCCACCCTCCCAAGTCACTGTATGTACAG GTTCGTTGTCTTTCCGATTACGGTGACTTTGAAACCGAGGATGGAAGCATCATAAACCTCACCAAGAACAGTACA CATTACATGGAACGATCTCAATGTGAAAAGCTCATCCACCAAGGCATCTTGGAACACGTCACTTAA